Proteins encoded together in one Osmia lignaria lignaria isolate PbOS001 chromosome 4, iyOsmLign1, whole genome shotgun sequence window:
- the Pla2 gene encoding phospholipase A2 has translation MLLPRLSTILVLCLCLDDYVHAWSMYLSDANRIGSNNLPEVTERIDLIYPGTLWCGSGSKASNPNELGTYNETDACCRDHDMCPDVIEAFQSKHGLTNTAFYTRLDCACDEKFYDCLSKSEDGIGHKIGYIYFTRLGTRCFREDYPIVECKRETGIFMKTCLEYELDTSQPKEYQWFDVPPFD, from the exons ATGCTGCTTCCGAGACTTTCCACGATTCTTGTGCTCTGCCTTTGTCTCGACGATTATGTTCACGCATGGTCCATGTACCTTAGCGACGCGAATAGAATCGGCAGCAACAATTTACCGGAAGTGACGGAGAGAATAGATCTGATATACCCAG GGACACTATGGTGCGGAAGCGGTAGCAAGGCATCGAATCCGAACGAGCTAGGGACATATAACGAGACAGACGCCTGCTGCCGGGACCACGATATGTGCCCCGACGTGATCGAGGCTTTTCAAAGTAAACACGGATTGACTAATACCGCCTTCTACACCag GTTAGATTGCGCGTGCGACGAGAAATTTTATGATTGTCTTTCTAAATCGGAGGATGGCATAGGTCATAAAATAGGATACATATACTTCACCCGATTAGGCACTCGGTGCTTCCGCGAGGATTATCCGATCGTGGAATGCAAACGCGAGACCGGCATATT TATGAAGACTTGTTTGGAGTACGAACTGGACACCAGCCAACCGAAGGAGTACCAGTGGTTCGACGTGCCTCCGTTCGATTGA